A window of the Brassica oleracea var. oleracea cultivar TO1000 chromosome C1, BOL, whole genome shotgun sequence genome harbors these coding sequences:
- the LOC106331134 gene encoding uncharacterized mitochondrial protein AtMg00810-like produces MKYFIRIELCRSKEGLFISQRKYALDLLKDVGAYGGRTAKIPMEDVYKVPREGEIEDNRLFYDPKLYRKLVGKLIYLTITSPDICFVVNQVSQHMQAPREHHWRMVERVLMYLNGTQGLGIWMGVNKSTGVVGYCDAAWAGDRADRRSTTGYWTFIGGNMVTWKSKKHKVVSCSSAEAA; encoded by the coding sequence ATGAAGTACTTTATTAGGATTGAGCTGTGCAGATCCAAGGAAGGGTTATTCATCTCTCAAAGGAAGTATGCATTGGATCTCTTGAAAGATGTTGGTGCGTATGGAGGAAGAACAGCCAAGATTCCCATGGAGGATGTGTACAAGGTTCCACGTGAAGGGGAGATTGAAGACAACAGGTTGTTCTATGATCCAAAGCTGTATAGGAAGCTTGTGGGGAAGCTGATATACTTGACTATCACCAGTCCAGACATCTGCTTTGTTGTTAACCAAGTAAGCCAGCATATGCAAGCTCCACGAGAGCATCACTGGCGCATGGTGGAGAGAGTTCTCATGTACCTGAATGGAACTCAAGGGCTTGGTATATGGATGGGAGTCAATAAGAGCACTGGAGTTGTGGGTTATTGTGATGCTGCTTGGGCTGGAGATAGGGCAGATAGAAGGTCTACAACAGGCTATTGGACTTTCATTGGTGGAAACATGGTTACTTGGAAGAGTAAGAAGCATAAGGTTGTATCATGCTCTAGTGCTGAAGCTGCGTAG